From the Acetobacter aceti genome, one window contains:
- a CDS encoding alpha/beta hydrolase: protein MPEVMFAGPDGRLEGRYHHSSEPNAPLALVLHPHPLHGGTMNNRITYAMYRSFEKMGFSVMRYNSRGVGRSQGRYDGGIGEISDAAAALDWMQAVNPNAGALWIAGYSFGAFVGMQLLMRRPEVTGWISVAPPAAHYDFGFLAPCPCGGLMIAGGKDDLAPEPAIHKLVDKLNTQKNVQVDYRIFPEADHIFAKQADQVVDALEDHVSTVMARRSLALAAD, encoded by the coding sequence ATGCCTGAGGTTATGTTCGCCGGCCCTGATGGCCGCCTTGAAGGACGTTACCATCACTCGAGCGAGCCGAATGCGCCGCTCGCTCTCGTGCTCCACCCTCATCCGCTGCACGGCGGAACCATGAACAACCGCATTACCTATGCGATGTATCGTTCATTTGAAAAAATGGGCTTTTCGGTCATGCGCTACAACTCGCGTGGCGTCGGTCGCTCGCAGGGACGTTATGACGGTGGCATCGGTGAGATTTCCGATGCAGCCGCAGCGCTCGACTGGATGCAGGCCGTCAATCCGAACGCCGGCGCGCTCTGGATCGCCGGTTATTCCTTCGGCGCCTTCGTCGGCATGCAGCTTCTGATGCGCCGTCCGGAAGTCACGGGCTGGATCAGCGTGGCCCCTCCGGCTGCGCATTATGATTTCGGCTTCCTCGCTCCCTGCCCCTGCGGTGGGCTGATGATTGCCGGAGGCAAGGACGATCTGGCTCCGGAACCCGCCATCCACAAGCTGGTGGACAAACTGAACACACAGAAGAATGTGCAGGTCGATTACCGGATTTTCCCGGAAGCCGATCATATTTTCGCCAAGCAGGCCGACCAGGTTGTCGACGCGCTTGAAGACCATGTCAGCACGGTCATGGCGCGTCGCAGCCTGGCTCTCGCCGCAGACTGA
- the tyrS gene encoding tyrosine--tRNA ligase, with translation MTEQTTPTDFRSPFMREAQARGFLFQCTDAEALDAAMLAGPVTGYIGFDPTADSLHVGHATQIMMLRLLQKHGHRPVALLGGGTAKIGDPSFREEARSLMSDETIIKNIAGIEGGLRQMMTFGDGPSDAVLANNADWLDKLSYIALLREVGVHFSVNRMLSFDSVRSRLEREQGLTFLEFNYSILQSFDFRELNRRYGVTLQMGGSDQWGNIVSGIDLVRRTDSKQVFGLTAPLLTTASGAKMGKSAKGAVWLSAEKLPVFEYWQFWRNTEDADVGRFLKLFTDLPIEECNRLGALEGASINDAKKVLATEATALCHGRSAAEEAEETARKVFEAGTAATALPTRTLPRADLEAGIPAFRIFTEAGLANSNGEARRLIRGGGARVNDMQVKDEGLIVSLADAVDGAIKLSSGKKHHILVRPE, from the coding sequence ATGACAGAGCAGACCACTCCCACAGATTTCCGTAGCCCTTTCATGCGCGAAGCCCAGGCTCGCGGCTTCCTTTTCCAGTGCACGGATGCCGAAGCGCTGGATGCGGCCATGCTCGCCGGACCTGTCACGGGCTATATCGGCTTCGATCCGACTGCCGACAGCCTGCATGTCGGCCATGCCACCCAGATCATGATGTTACGACTGCTTCAGAAACACGGACACCGTCCTGTCGCCCTTCTCGGGGGCGGTACAGCGAAGATCGGCGATCCGTCTTTCCGTGAGGAAGCGCGTTCGCTGATGTCAGACGAGACCATTATCAAAAACATCGCGGGTATCGAAGGCGGCCTGCGCCAGATGATGACGTTCGGTGATGGCCCGTCCGATGCGGTTCTCGCCAATAATGCCGACTGGCTGGACAAGCTGTCCTACATTGCACTGCTCCGTGAAGTCGGTGTGCATTTTTCGGTCAACAGGATGCTGTCCTTTGACTCTGTCCGTTCGCGCCTTGAGCGGGAGCAGGGACTGACGTTCCTCGAATTCAATTACTCGATCCTTCAGTCCTTCGATTTCCGTGAACTGAACCGCCGTTATGGCGTGACGCTCCAGATGGGCGGCTCGGACCAATGGGGCAATATCGTCTCGGGTATCGACCTCGTGCGCCGTACGGACAGCAAACAGGTGTTCGGTCTGACCGCTCCCCTGCTCACCACGGCTTCCGGCGCCAAGATGGGCAAGAGCGCCAAAGGCGCTGTCTGGCTTTCTGCCGAAAAGCTGCCGGTATTCGAATACTGGCAGTTCTGGCGCAACACGGAAGACGCCGATGTCGGGCGCTTCCTCAAGCTGTTCACGGATCTGCCGATTGAAGAATGCAACCGTCTGGGCGCGCTTGAGGGCGCCAGCATCAACGATGCAAAGAAGGTGCTCGCAACAGAAGCCACCGCGCTCTGTCATGGTCGTTCAGCGGCGGAAGAAGCTGAAGAAACAGCGAGAAAGGTTTTTGAAGCCGGAACTGCTGCGACAGCTCTGCCGACGCGCACATTGCCTCGCGCCGATCTTGAAGCGGGCATTCCAGCATTTCGCATTTTCACGGAAGCGGGTCTCGCCAACAGCAATGGCGAAGCACGTCGCCTGATCCGTGGCGGCGGTGCGCGTGTAAATGACATGCAGGTCAAGGACGAAGGACTGATTGTCTCGCTGGCAGATGCCGTGGATGGAGCGATCAAGCTGTCATCCGGCAAAAAGCATCATATTCTGGTGCGACCAGAGTAA
- the folB gene encoding dihydroneopterin aldolase translates to MTILAPWPADLAVRRLFLKDMIVDAYIGVFPHEHGVTQRVRINVSFGVDDSRDLTEGVDDLSRTVSYETAVLTIRRLATETHTQLVETLAERIAIEVMKDRRVRVVRISVEKLDIFSDLDSVGVEIERWAME, encoded by the coding sequence ATGACGATCCTCGCTCCCTGGCCAGCAGATCTGGCTGTAAGACGGCTCTTTCTCAAGGATATGATTGTTGACGCCTATATAGGCGTTTTTCCGCATGAGCATGGCGTGACGCAACGTGTTCGCATCAATGTCTCGTTTGGTGTCGATGACAGTCGGGATCTGACCGAGGGTGTGGACGACCTCAGCCGTACGGTCTCTTACGAGACGGCTGTTCTGACGATCCGCCGTCTGGCGACGGAAACACACACGCAGCTTGTGGAGACGCTGGCTGAGCGTATCGCCATTGAGGTGATGAAGGATCGTCGGGTGCGGGTCGTTCGTATCAGCGTTGAAAAGCTCGATATCTTTTCAGACCTTGATTCAGTCGGGGTTGAGATCGAGCGATGGGCGATGGAGTAG
- a CDS encoding SDR family oxidoreductase, producing the protein MTAEASLAGTLIAPEIPRIAFITGGAQRLGRAMVLSLAGAGFSVAVHYRSGEEDAHSLKREVESMGRQCCLFRADLSGEREVAGLIAKAVAELGGPVGVLVNNASTFDRDEWNTVTRESWDAHMEPNLRAPYVLTQEFAKQLPADREGMVLNMLDERVWSLTPHFVSYTVSKSALWTLTQTMALALAPKKIRVNAIGPGPALPSTRQTEEQFQAQCQAVPLGRGTSPEEVSRALLAFLMLPSVTGQMLALDGAQHLQWYYSPSPSSNVVE; encoded by the coding sequence ATGACCGCTGAAGCCTCCCTCGCCGGAACATTGATTGCGCCTGAGATTCCCCGCATCGCGTTCATTACAGGCGGAGCGCAACGGCTGGGACGCGCTATGGTGCTGTCATTGGCGGGAGCGGGTTTTTCCGTGGCGGTGCATTATCGTTCAGGCGAGGAGGATGCTCACTCTCTGAAACGGGAAGTCGAAAGCATGGGGCGGCAATGCTGTCTGTTTCGTGCCGATCTTTCTGGGGAGAGAGAAGTTGCCGGTCTCATTGCGAAAGCTGTCGCCGAACTGGGCGGACCTGTCGGTGTTCTTGTGAACAACGCGTCCACTTTCGACAGGGACGAGTGGAACACGGTCACCCGCGAAAGCTGGGACGCGCATATGGAGCCCAATCTGCGGGCTCCATATGTGCTGACGCAGGAGTTTGCGAAGCAGCTTCCTGCCGATCGGGAAGGGATGGTGCTGAACATGCTTGACGAGCGTGTGTGGTCCCTGACACCTCATTTCGTCAGCTATACTGTTTCCAAATCGGCGCTCTGGACGCTGACCCAGACCATGGCGCTGGCGCTGGCTCCAAAGAAAATCCGGGTCAACGCCATTGGTCCGGGGCCTGCGCTGCCGAGCACACGTCAGACGGAGGAACAGTTTCAGGCGCAATGCCAGGCTGTGCCGCTTGGGCGAGGAACATCGCCTGAAGAAGTGTCGCGTGCGCTGCTGGCGTTTTTGATGCTGCCGTCAGTGACAGGGCAGATGCTGGCTCTTGATGGTGCCCAGCATCTCCAATGGTATTACTCCCCTTCGCCGTCCAGTAATGTGGTGGAATAA
- the recR gene encoding recombination mediator RecR produces MAVADIDHLIGLIARLPGLGPRSARRVALALLRDPQRRMLPLARAMENAAMSVKTCSVCGNLDVTDPCRICADPDRPHDIVCVVETVSDLWALERAGAHRGVYQVLGGVLSALKGIGPEDLNVDSLFERLREGSVREVILALGSTVEGATTMYWLQEKIASYDVVVSRVAQGVPMGGALDVLDDGTLAAAVSARRLI; encoded by the coding sequence ATGGCTGTTGCCGATATTGATCACCTCATCGGTCTGATCGCCCGCCTGCCGGGGCTTGGTCCACGGTCGGCGCGACGGGTGGCGCTGGCGCTTCTGCGTGATCCGCAGCGTCGGATGCTTCCGCTCGCTCGTGCGATGGAAAACGCCGCAATGTCGGTGAAGACCTGTTCCGTCTGCGGTAATCTGGATGTGACCGATCCCTGCCGGATCTGTGCCGATCCCGACCGTCCGCATGATATTGTGTGTGTTGTCGAAACCGTCAGCGACCTATGGGCGCTGGAACGCGCCGGCGCGCATCGTGGTGTCTATCAGGTGCTTGGTGGTGTATTGTCAGCACTTAAAGGTATTGGTCCGGAAGACCTGAACGTCGACTCCCTGTTCGAACGGCTGAGAGAGGGTTCCGTAAGGGAAGTCATTCTGGCTCTTGGATCGACCGTCGAGGGGGCGACGACCATGTACTGGCTGCAGGAAAAGATTGCTTCCTACGACGTGGTCGTCAGTCGCGTGGCGCAGGGAGTGCCGATGGGCGGCGCGCTGGATGTGCTGGATGATGGCACGCTGGCGGCGGCGGTGAGCGCCAGACGACTGATATAA
- a CDS encoding YbaB/EbfC family nucleoid-associated protein yields MKNLAGLMKQASQMQSKMEEMQASLEKIEIQGSAGAGMVTVTLSGKGDLKAITIDPKLADPTEMEMLQDLIVAACADAKTRLDKTASEEMQKVTGGLNLPPGLKLPF; encoded by the coding sequence ATGAAAAATCTTGCCGGACTGATGAAGCAGGCTTCGCAGATGCAGTCGAAGATGGAAGAAATGCAGGCCAGTCTCGAAAAAATCGAGATTCAGGGCAGCGCCGGTGCGGGCATGGTGACCGTTACGCTCAGCGGGAAGGGTGACCTGAAAGCGATTACGATCGACCCGAAGCTGGCTGATCCGACCGAGATGGAAATGTTGCAGGATCTGATTGTTGCCGCCTGTGCAGACGCGAAGACGCGTCTCGACAAGACAGCATCTGAAGAAATGCAGAAGGTCACGGGCGGTCTGAACCTGCCGCCGGGACTGAAGCTGCCGTTCTGA
- a CDS encoding DNA polymerase III subunit gamma/tau, protein MPDTDTEAEDDLPLPPGDGMGLFFGDAPTEVSVPQASTPSNVATVLGSDILEASPEESPKPAVAYRVLARKYRPATLDQLIGQDALVRTLRNAFAVGRVAHAFMLTGVRGVGKTTTARIIARGLNCVGPDGKGGATADPCGVCPNCVAILADRHPDVLEMDAASRTGVDDVREIIEACHFRPIQGRMKVFIIDEVHMLSRNAFNALLKTLEEPPPQVTFIFATTELRKVPITVLSRCQRFDLRRVSQSELLSFFTGIVEKEHVSAEQEALKLIARAADGSVRDGLSLLDQAIAQGAGTQGASDGSVTESGVAAMLGLSDRAAIFDLFDCLMRGDVTEAIRLSDSMYDRGNDPGLMLRDLAELTHTVTRLKTVKGLEDTLELPEMERTRGAAFAGSLSLSTLSRLWQMLLKGISEVDDAPLRREAAEMVLIRLCHAATMPPPEELLKKLRSGEVVKGAAPVNRVADDGRDSPRSMMPSPDDGSRRQRVANERWGDTGEGPSEPIPLARAAAPSGPQPPRSWRELVAFVKDSREATLHGHLRHSTHLVTFAPPLVEVRIDSPAPPDLVKRLQEMLRASFGNEWVVRPVEAQGEPTLAEQSAEIIQLHNRRSSNHPLVQAILNVFPDAELGDVRDHTLDDHYGLPPEDFGSLETEPLAIGLDPELDAPEEQD, encoded by the coding sequence ATGCCAGACACTGATACAGAGGCGGAAGACGATCTGCCGTTGCCGCCGGGTGACGGGATGGGACTCTTCTTCGGTGACGCGCCGACAGAAGTATCTGTGCCGCAAGCTTCCACTCCATCGAATGTAGCGACTGTTCTGGGATCGGATATTCTGGAGGCGTCTCCGGAAGAATCACCGAAGCCTGCGGTTGCCTATCGCGTTCTGGCCCGTAAATACCGGCCCGCCACTCTGGACCAGTTGATTGGTCAGGATGCGCTTGTCCGTACGCTCAGAAATGCTTTTGCGGTTGGCCGCGTCGCACACGCCTTCATGCTCACCGGCGTCCGCGGGGTCGGCAAGACCACTACGGCCCGGATCATCGCGCGTGGTCTCAACTGTGTCGGCCCTGACGGCAAGGGAGGCGCAACAGCGGACCCTTGCGGTGTGTGTCCCAATTGTGTGGCCATTCTGGCTGACCGTCATCCCGATGTGCTGGAGATGGATGCCGCCTCCCGCACTGGTGTCGATGATGTCCGTGAGATTATCGAGGCCTGTCATTTCCGTCCGATTCAGGGGCGCATGAAAGTCTTCATCATCGATGAAGTGCACATGCTGTCCCGCAACGCTTTCAATGCGTTGCTGAAAACGCTGGAAGAGCCGCCCCCGCAGGTCACTTTCATTTTCGCCACGACCGAACTGCGGAAAGTGCCGATCACGGTCCTGTCCCGCTGCCAGCGATTTGATCTGCGTCGTGTCTCCCAGTCGGAGTTGCTCTCCTTTTTCACAGGCATCGTCGAAAAAGAGCATGTATCCGCAGAGCAGGAGGCGCTGAAGCTGATCGCCCGCGCGGCTGATGGTTCGGTGCGTGATGGTCTGTCCCTGCTGGATCAGGCGATTGCACAGGGCGCCGGCACGCAGGGGGCGAGCGACGGTAGCGTCACGGAATCCGGTGTTGCGGCCATGCTTGGCCTTTCCGACCGTGCGGCGATTTTTGATCTGTTCGACTGTCTGATGCGCGGTGATGTGACGGAAGCGATCCGGCTTTCCGACAGTATGTATGACCGGGGTAATGATCCCGGGCTGATGCTCCGTGATCTGGCCGAACTGACTCACACGGTCACGCGTCTGAAAACCGTGAAGGGGCTGGAAGACACGCTCGAACTGCCGGAAATGGAGCGGACCCGAGGGGCTGCTTTCGCGGGTTCTCTGTCGCTCTCCACGCTGTCCCGGCTCTGGCAGATGCTTCTGAAAGGAATTTCGGAAGTCGATGACGCGCCGCTGCGTCGCGAGGCGGCGGAGATGGTTCTGATCCGTCTCTGTCATGCCGCGACCATGCCGCCGCCGGAAGAGTTGCTGAAAAAGCTGCGGTCCGGTGAAGTCGTGAAAGGGGCCGCTCCCGTAAATCGGGTGGCCGATGACGGGCGGGATTCGCCCCGCTCCATGATGCCGTCGCCGGATGACGGAAGCAGGCGGCAGAGAGTCGCCAATGAACGATGGGGCGACACAGGCGAGGGGCCATCCGAGCCGATCCCACTGGCGAGAGCCGCCGCGCCATCAGGTCCGCAGCCCCCCAGAAGCTGGCGTGAACTGGTGGCTTTCGTGAAGGACAGCCGAGAGGCGACCCTGCACGGCCATCTGCGTCATTCCACTCATCTGGTAACATTTGCTCCCCCGCTGGTTGAAGTCCGTATCGACAGCCCGGCCCCCCCTGACCTTGTGAAACGGTTGCAGGAAATGCTCCGCGCCAGTTTCGGAAATGAGTGGGTGGTTCGGCCGGTGGAGGCTCAGGGCGAGCCGACACTGGCCGAGCAGAGCGCCGAGATTATCCAGCTTCATAATCGCCGTTCGTCGAATCACCCGCTGGTGCAGGCGATTCTCAATGTGTTTCCCGATGCCGAGCTTGGTGACGTGCGGGATCATACGCTCGACGATCATTATGGGCTGCCTCCCGAAGATTTCGGCTCTCTGGAAACGGAACCGCTGGCAATAGGGCTTGACCCGGAACTGGACGCCCCCGAAGAACAGGACTGA
- the clpA gene encoding ATP-dependent Clp protease ATP-binding subunit ClpA, giving the protein MLSRNLEQTLHRALTLAGERHHEYATLEHLLIALIDDPDAVTVFRACGVDLDKLRGDLTEFLDKDLAGLTAERTTEPKPTAAFQRVIQRAAIHVQSTGRDEVTGANVLVALFAERESHAVYFLQLQDMTRLDAVNFISHGIAKAPDRSVRRSSNGAPTGSAEKDESGSEEKGRGAAAKTGDALATYCVDLNKKAADGKIDSLIGRDSEVERTIQILCRRTKNNPLYVGDPGVGKTAIAEGLAKRIVEGDVPEVLLNATIYSLDMGTLLAGTRYRGDFEERLKAVVNDLEHNPGGILFIDEIHTVIGAGATSGGAMDASNLLKPALAAGTLRCIGSTTYKEFRQHFEKDRALVRRFQKIDVEEPNLDDAVKILRGLKTNYEKHHKVRYTDDAIRAAVELSVKYIHDRKLPDKAIDIIDEAGASRMLLPESKRRKTITLKDVEDTIAKIARIPAKTVSADDKEVLRALERDLKNMVFGQDKAIQTLADAIKLARAGLREPEKPIGNYLFSGPTGVGKTEVARQLANTLGIELIRFDMSEYMERHSVSRLLGAPPGYVGFDQGGLLTDAVDQHPHAVLLLDEIEKAHPDLYNVLLQVMDHGQLTDHNGKTVDFRNVILIMTTNAGAADLSKEAIGFGRDTREGEDQEAIKRLFTPEFRNRLDAIIPFGNLQPETVGRVVEKFVLQLEAQLADRNVTIEMSSAAKEWLAERGYDRLYGARPLGRVIQDAIKRPLSEELLFGRLAKGGAVKISVKDGELSFEYLENSPPSPAAEAPEEGEEKQDTNGLSS; this is encoded by the coding sequence ATGCTGTCACGCAATCTCGAACAGACGTTGCACCGGGCACTGACGCTGGCGGGTGAGCGGCACCATGAATATGCAACGCTTGAGCATCTTCTTATTGCTCTGATTGACGACCCGGACGCTGTAACTGTCTTCCGCGCCTGCGGTGTCGATCTGGACAAGCTCCGTGGAGATCTGACCGAGTTCCTCGACAAGGATCTGGCAGGTCTGACTGCCGAGCGAACCACAGAACCGAAACCCACAGCGGCGTTCCAGCGCGTCATTCAGCGTGCTGCCATTCATGTGCAGTCCACAGGCCGCGACGAAGTCACTGGCGCCAATGTGCTGGTCGCACTCTTCGCCGAACGCGAGAGCCATGCCGTCTACTTCCTGCAACTACAGGACATGACGCGTCTCGACGCCGTGAACTTCATTTCCCATGGAATCGCCAAGGCGCCGGATCGATCTGTACGACGGAGTTCGAACGGCGCGCCCACAGGCTCAGCCGAAAAAGACGAATCCGGCAGTGAAGAAAAGGGACGCGGCGCAGCCGCCAAAACCGGCGATGCGTTGGCCACTTACTGCGTTGACCTGAACAAGAAGGCTGCCGACGGCAAGATTGATTCCCTGATCGGTCGTGATTCGGAAGTCGAACGCACCATTCAGATTCTCTGCCGTCGCACCAAGAACAATCCGCTTTATGTGGGCGATCCCGGCGTGGGCAAAACCGCCATCGCTGAAGGTCTGGCCAAACGAATCGTGGAAGGCGACGTTCCGGAAGTTCTTCTGAACGCCACCATCTATTCTCTCGACATGGGCACCCTTCTGGCTGGCACGCGCTACCGCGGTGATTTCGAGGAACGCCTCAAGGCCGTCGTGAACGACCTTGAGCACAATCCCGGCGGGATCCTGTTCATTGACGAAATCCACACCGTCATCGGCGCAGGAGCCACGTCAGGCGGTGCGATGGACGCCTCCAACCTGCTGAAACCAGCGCTTGCAGCCGGGACACTGCGCTGCATCGGCTCGACAACCTACAAGGAGTTCCGGCAGCACTTCGAGAAAGACCGCGCCCTCGTCCGTCGCTTCCAGAAGATCGACGTCGAAGAACCGAATCTCGATGATGCCGTGAAGATCCTTCGCGGCCTGAAAACGAACTACGAGAAGCACCACAAGGTTCGCTACACGGATGACGCTATCCGTGCAGCCGTGGAGCTGTCGGTCAAATATATCCACGACCGGAAACTTCCCGACAAAGCCATCGACATCATTGATGAAGCCGGTGCGTCACGGATGCTGCTTCCTGAGAGTAAGCGTCGGAAAACCATCACGCTCAAGGACGTGGAAGACACGATCGCCAAGATCGCCCGCATTCCCGCCAAGACCGTGTCGGCTGACGACAAGGAAGTGCTGCGCGCTCTGGAGCGTGACCTGAAGAACATGGTGTTCGGTCAGGACAAGGCGATTCAGACGCTGGCAGACGCCATCAAGCTGGCGCGTGCCGGTCTGCGTGAGCCCGAGAAGCCGATCGGCAACTATCTGTTCTCCGGTCCTACCGGCGTCGGTAAAACCGAAGTCGCCCGTCAGCTCGCCAACACTCTCGGCATTGAACTGATCCGGTTCGACATGTCCGAATATATGGAGCGCCACTCCGTCTCCCGTCTGCTTGGCGCGCCTCCGGGTTATGTCGGCTTCGATCAGGGCGGCCTGCTGACGGATGCCGTCGATCAGCATCCGCATGCCGTGCTGCTGCTGGACGAAATCGAAAAAGCGCATCCGGACCTCTATAACGTGCTGCTGCAGGTCATGGATCACGGGCAGCTGACGGACCACAACGGCAAGACAGTGGACTTCCGCAACGTCATCCTCATCATGACGACCAATGCGGGGGCGGCTGATCTCAGCAAGGAAGCCATCGGTTTCGGGCGCGACACGCGTGAGGGCGAAGATCAGGAAGCGATCAAGCGTCTCTTCACGCCGGAATTCCGCAACCGCCTTGATGCGATCATTCCGTTCGGCAACCTCCAGCCCGAAACGGTCGGTCGTGTGGTCGAAAAGTTTGTGCTTCAACTCGAAGCACAGCTGGCGGATCGGAATGTCACCATTGAAATGTCGTCCGCTGCCAAAGAGTGGCTGGCGGAACGTGGATATGACCGTCTCTATGGCGCCCGCCCTCTCGGCCGGGTCATTCAGGATGCGATCAAGAGACCTCTGTCCGAGGAGCTTCTTTTCGGACGTCTGGCAAAAGGCGGAGCCGTCAAGATCTCCGTCAAGGATGGCGAACTTTCTTTCGAATATCTCGAAAACTCCCCTCCTTCCCCGGCTGCCGAGGCTCCGGAAGAAGGCGAGGAAAAGCAGGATACGAACGGTCTCTCATCCTGA
- the map gene encoding type I methionyl aminopeptidase, translating to MEGKSARHGIILHTEADFQGLRAAGKLAAETLDMITEHVRPGVTTGELDTIIHEFTLKNNATPATLGYRGYPKSCCISINHVVCHGIPGDRKLLDGDILNIDVTCILDGWYGDTSRMYIAGKAPKKAEKLIDVTYDSMMAGIRQVRPGATLGDIGHAIQTVAENQRYSVVEDFCGHGIGRTFHAAPNVLHFGEPGTGLELKAGMVFTIEPMINIGKPEVKILEDGWTAVTRDRSLTAQFEHMLGVTESGYEIFTLSPKGYTRPPYGA from the coding sequence ATGGAGGGGAAATCAGCACGTCACGGGATTATCCTGCACACCGAAGCAGACTTTCAGGGTTTGCGCGCAGCGGGAAAGCTGGCTGCAGAGACGCTCGACATGATTACCGAGCATGTGCGCCCAGGAGTGACGACAGGCGAACTCGACACCATCATTCACGAGTTCACGCTGAAGAATAACGCAACACCCGCCACGCTCGGTTATCGGGGCTACCCGAAATCGTGCTGCATCTCGATCAACCATGTCGTGTGTCACGGTATTCCGGGTGATCGTAAATTGCTGGACGGTGACATCCTGAATATCGACGTTACGTGCATTCTGGACGGTTGGTATGGCGACACCAGCCGCATGTATATCGCAGGCAAAGCCCCCAAAAAGGCCGAAAAGCTGATCGATGTCACCTATGACAGCATGATGGCCGGCATAAGGCAGGTTCGCCCAGGCGCAACGCTTGGCGATATTGGTCATGCGATCCAGACGGTCGCGGAAAACCAGCGCTACTCCGTTGTCGAAGACTTCTGTGGTCACGGCATTGGACGCACCTTCCATGCAGCGCCAAATGTCCTTCACTTCGGTGAACCCGGAACCGGTCTGGAACTGAAAGCTGGAATGGTCTTCACCATTGAGCCGATGATCAACATTGGCAAACCGGAAGTGAAAATCCTCGAAGATGGCTGGACAGCCGTAACCCGGGATCGTTCCCTGACAGCGCAGTTCGAACATATGCTGGGCGTCACGGAAAGCGGGTATGAGATTTTCACGCTCTCTCCCAAGGGATATACGCGGCCGCCTTACGGCGCTTGA